One Chitinophagales bacterium genomic window carries:
- the metG gene encoding methionine--tRNA ligase yields the protein MNKPKRYLITAALPYANGPLHIGHIAGAYLPADIFVRYLRLKGEDVKFVCGSDEHGIPITLRALKEHRTPQQVVDTYHHLNSTTFARFGISFDIFHRTSDPLHHETASAFFKRLYDKGELMELETDQFYDEEAKQFLADRYIEGTCPNCGNERAYGDQCEKCGKSLSPDELLHPRSMLSGKPPVKRKTVHWFLPLDKYQKQWLEAWIEGRKDHWKPNVYGQCRSWLDQGLQPRAITRDLDWGVSVPLPQAKGKVLYVWFDAPIGYISATRALTDDWEKYWKHPDTRLIHFIGKDNIVFHCIIFPAMLKAHGEYILPDDVPANEFLNLEGNKLSTSRNWAVWLHEYLDENPGKEDVLRYVLCSIMPETKDSEFTWKDYQARNNNELVAILGNFVNRVMVLTGKFFENRVPPADACDELKQLLLQQQTRVEESLEHFRFREALQEVMQVVRHGNKLLTENEPWKLIKTHPQQAGIVLHDCLQLIANIAILIEPFLPFTARTILKMLNLDISVLRWENIGRLNLLTAGHRLGAAELLFEKIEDQFVVRQTQKLYGNAQPKAAASEAEKRKPLISYDDFAKLDLRVGKILSAEKVEKADKLLRLLVDLGNEQRTIVSGIAPYFHPEDIIGKKVSVVANLAPKKIRGIESHGMILLAENKDGRLAFVSPAEEAQEGSEIK from the coding sequence TTGAATAAGCCAAAGCGATACTTAATAACGGCAGCCCTGCCATATGCAAACGGCCCTTTGCATATCGGACATATAGCCGGAGCCTACCTTCCGGCCGATATTTTTGTGCGTTATCTGCGCCTTAAGGGTGAAGATGTAAAATTTGTGTGCGGCTCAGATGAACATGGCATCCCCATCACCCTCCGTGCCTTAAAAGAACATCGCACACCTCAGCAGGTTGTAGATACCTATCATCATCTCAACAGCACAACTTTTGCACGCTTTGGAATCAGCTTTGACATATTCCACCGAACCTCAGACCCTCTGCATCATGAAACAGCCTCTGCTTTTTTTAAAAGACTTTACGACAAGGGCGAATTAATGGAATTGGAAACCGATCAGTTTTATGATGAAGAGGCGAAACAATTTCTTGCCGATCGCTACATTGAAGGCACATGCCCTAATTGTGGCAATGAACGGGCATATGGCGACCAGTGTGAAAAATGCGGTAAAAGCCTGAGCCCTGATGAGCTGCTTCATCCAAGGTCTATGCTATCGGGGAAGCCTCCGGTGAAACGCAAAACCGTGCATTGGTTTCTTCCGCTGGATAAGTATCAAAAACAATGGCTGGAAGCGTGGATTGAAGGCCGGAAGGACCACTGGAAGCCCAATGTTTACGGCCAGTGTCGCTCCTGGCTGGATCAAGGCTTGCAGCCGCGCGCTATCACCCGCGACCTAGACTGGGGTGTATCTGTTCCCCTGCCACAGGCAAAAGGAAAGGTTTTGTATGTGTGGTTTGATGCCCCCATCGGCTATATTTCTGCAACGCGGGCCCTTACCGATGACTGGGAAAAATATTGGAAACACCCCGATACCCGCCTGATACATTTTATCGGTAAGGATAATATTGTGTTTCATTGTATCATCTTTCCGGCCATGCTAAAAGCTCATGGGGAATATATTCTGCCGGACGATGTCCCCGCTAATGAGTTTTTGAATTTGGAAGGAAATAAATTATCTACCTCCCGCAACTGGGCAGTCTGGCTTCACGAATATCTGGATGAAAATCCGGGTAAAGAGGACGTATTGCGCTATGTGTTGTGCTCCATTATGCCTGAAACCAAAGACAGCGAATTCACCTGGAAGGATTATCAGGCAAGAAACAATAATGAGCTGGTAGCCATTCTCGGTAACTTCGTAAATCGGGTGATGGTGCTTACCGGAAAATTTTTTGAAAACAGAGTGCCACCCGCTGATGCGTGTGACGAGCTCAAACAGCTGCTGTTGCAACAACAAACACGTGTTGAAGAATCACTGGAGCACTTCCGCTTCAGAGAAGCGCTGCAGGAGGTAATGCAGGTGGTCAGGCATGGAAACAAACTGCTCACCGAAAACGAACCCTGGAAACTCATAAAAACCCATCCACAGCAGGCCGGTATCGTATTGCACGATTGTTTGCAACTGATTGCCAACATCGCCATACTGATTGAGCCTTTTCTGCCTTTCACTGCACGCACAATCCTGAAGATGCTGAATCTGGATATTTCCGTGCTCAGGTGGGAAAATATCGGCAGGCTGAATCTGCTCACAGCGGGTCATCGGTTGGGCGCTGCGGAATTGCTTTTTGAAAAAATTGAAGACCAATTTGTCGTGCGTCAAACCCAAAAACTTTACGGCAATGCACAGCCGAAAGCTGCTGCCTCAGAGGCTGAGAAGCGAAAGCCGCTTATCAGCTATGACGATTTCGCAAAGCTGGACCTGCGCGTAGGAAAAATTCTCTCAGCCGAAAAGGTGGAAAAAGCTGATAAGTTACTCCGGCTGCTGGTTGATCTGGGCAATGAACAGCGCACCATTGTTTCGGGAATAGCTCCGTATTTTCATCCCGAAGATATCATTGGAAAAAAAGTGAGCGTAGTGGCTAATCTGGCTCCTAAAAAAATAAGGGGCATTGAGTCGCATGGTATGATTCTGCTGGCCGAAAATAAAGACGGTCGCCTGGCTTTTGTTTCTCCGGCAGAAGAAGCACAGGAGGGCAGTGAAATAAAATAA
- a CDS encoding peptidase S66, translating to MKIPPPLQPGDKVALVSPARKISRSEIAFALQTLKAWKLKTMLGKTIGKSYNQFAGDDSLRAADFQRMLDDDSVRAIFCARGGYGTVRIIDRLDFTRFLQKPKWIIGFSDITVLHAHVHQCLHIATLHASMPVSFSQNTRSALNNLRMILFGQTPHYQIQPHPLNVKGSASGILIGGNLSVLYSLAGSVSDPDTRGKILFLEDIDEYLYHIDRMLMQLKRSGKLEKLAGMIIGGFTKMKDNKIPYGNNAYEIIHEHIRDYDFPVVFGFPAGHLRNNCPIIFGATVQLQATRKAALISFT from the coding sequence ATGAAAATACCACCACCGCTTCAGCCGGGCGACAAGGTAGCATTGGTCAGTCCGGCCCGAAAAATCAGCCGTAGCGAAATCGCTTTTGCCCTGCAAACCCTGAAAGCATGGAAACTGAAAACCATGTTGGGTAAAACCATAGGGAAATCCTATAACCAGTTTGCCGGGGATGATTCTTTGCGGGCAGCTGATTTTCAGCGCATGCTGGACGATGATTCCGTACGTGCCATCTTTTGCGCCCGCGGTGGCTATGGCACTGTGCGCATCATTGACCGGCTGGACTTTACCCGTTTCCTGCAAAAACCCAAATGGATTATCGGCTTCAGTGATATTACTGTGCTGCATGCTCATGTGCATCAGTGCCTGCATATCGCAACCCTGCACGCCTCTATGCCGGTGAGCTTCAGCCAAAATACCCGCTCTGCACTGAACAACCTCCGGATGATACTTTTCGGCCAAACACCGCATTACCAAATACAACCACATCCGCTCAACGTAAAGGGATCTGCTTCCGGTATCCTCATAGGCGGTAATCTTTCTGTGCTCTACAGTCTTGCCGGCTCCGTTTCTGACCCCGACACACGTGGGAAAATTTTATTCCTGGAAGACATAGACGAATATCTCTATCACATTGACCGCATGCTCATGCAACTAAAACGTAGCGGCAAGCTGGAAAAACTGGCCGGCATGATTATTGGCGGCTTCACGAAAATGAAAGACAATAAGATTCCCTACGGAAATAACGCCTACGAAATTATTCACGAACACATCAGAGATTACGATTTTCCGGTTGTATTTGGTTTTCCGGCAGGTCACCTCCGCAATAACTGCCCGATAATATTCGGTGCCACCGTCCAATTGCAGGCAACCAGGAAGGCTGCCCTTATTAGTTTTACCTGA
- the pnuT gene encoding nicotinamide mononucleotide transporter, whose product MAGYFTRERLLEAVAVICSILYTVLITYEIIWCWSFAIIASILFIYLVYRKKLLAETVLHIFYLLAAVYGWVTWGSADGGSIQSWGIKNNLLVLGCGFLLTGITGFTLKRYSPAALPYVDAFTTVFSILATYMMAHRILENWLYWIVIDSISVFMYARRDLHLGALLYVIYTILAVNGYLQWLR is encoded by the coding sequence ATGGCAGGCTATTTTACTCGGGAGCGTTTGCTGGAGGCTGTGGCTGTTATATGCAGTATCCTCTACACGGTGCTGATTACCTATGAAATCATCTGGTGCTGGTCGTTTGCCATCATTGCTTCCATTCTTTTCATTTATCTGGTGTACCGTAAAAAACTACTGGCAGAGACTGTTCTGCATATCTTCTATCTGCTGGCTGCCGTTTACGGCTGGGTAACATGGGGCTCGGCTGACGGAGGCAGCATCCAATCGTGGGGAATAAAAAACAATCTGCTTGTGCTAGGCTGCGGTTTCCTGTTGACCGGCATAACAGGATTTACTCTCAAGCGCTACTCCCCTGCCGCGCTGCCCTATGTTGATGCATTTACTACCGTATTCAGCATCTTAGCAACCTATATGATGGCACATCGCATACTGGAAAATTGGCTCTACTGGATAGTTATTGACAGCATATCTGTTTTTATGTATGCCAGGCGCGACCTGCATCTGGGCGCTCTGCTGTATGTCATTTACACTATACTGGCAGTGAATGGTTATCTGCAATGGCTGCGCTGA